In Ruminiclostridium papyrosolvens DSM 2782, the following proteins share a genomic window:
- a CDS encoding relaxase/mobilization nuclease domain-containing protein — translation MATVNFIPCKKQNAFSMRNEIEYILQDFKVCIEPEKFNCDHTVNYQTYSTDADKTGCIRLISGKDCCPETAFQEFMATKNSFKKADQTMFYHYDQAFKDGETISPKTAHEIAVKFAEDNYPDFEVVIATHVDNEHLHSHFIINSVSFKTGKKLHQGPKTLLKLRAYSDQICQQYGLTTLEPYTGGKAQSLASREYRAAAKGQSWKFSLMNAIDTAMKISSTKKDFIENMERQGYAVRWENSRKYITYTCPNTMSCRDLKLHDARYLKEMMEREFEFRRIETAQRRLAASRTDSPAAIAEQPVLSSDTGEAGQPVLQSRTDLGWNRELGETAENLTTAAPQHQNPTEQSTCGVGAGANQQEPTADTADVVTGWETEREAFFSAEAAAAAPDMDAAVDRHSLDLAGIGGSVVQLGRALERLDNPVPLKNASTKPPQHTGRKKKLAVGQKEDDHSGHDFEMKM, via the coding sequence ATGGCAACGGTTAACTTCATCCCCTGTAAAAAGCAAAATGCCTTCTCCATGCGAAATGAAATCGAATATATTTTGCAGGATTTCAAGGTGTGCATCGAACCGGAGAAATTCAATTGTGACCACACCGTCAACTACCAAACCTATTCCACCGATGCGGATAAGACCGGCTGTATCCGCTTAATCTCCGGCAAGGATTGCTGTCCCGAAACAGCGTTTCAAGAATTCATGGCAACCAAGAACAGCTTTAAAAAGGCTGACCAAACCATGTTCTATCACTACGACCAAGCCTTTAAGGATGGCGAAACCATCTCACCCAAAACCGCTCATGAGATTGCTGTTAAATTTGCGGAGGATAATTATCCGGATTTTGAGGTGGTTATCGCCACTCACGTAGATAATGAGCATCTGCATTCTCATTTTATTATCAACTCGGTCAGCTTTAAAACAGGAAAGAAATTGCATCAAGGCCCCAAAACACTATTAAAGCTTCGGGCATATTCAGACCAAATTTGTCAGCAATATGGGCTGACTACTCTGGAACCGTACACAGGCGGCAAGGCCCAAAGTCTCGCCTCCCGGGAATACCGCGCTGCCGCCAAGGGACAGAGTTGGAAGTTTTCGTTGATGAACGCAATTGATACTGCGATGAAAATCAGCAGCACAAAAAAAGATTTTATTGAAAATATGGAGCGACAGGGCTATGCCGTTAGATGGGAGAACAGCAGAAAATACATCACTTACACCTGCCCCAACACCATGTCCTGCCGGGATTTGAAGCTCCATGACGCCCGCTATTTAAAGGAGATGATGGAGCGTGAATTTGAGTTTAGAAGAATTGAAACAGCGCAACGCAGGCTCGCAGCCAGTCGAACCGATTCCCCAGCAGCCATTGCAGAACAGCCCGTCTTGTCCTCTGACACAGGAGAAGCTGGACAACCTGTTCTACAATCAAGGACTGATTTGGGATGGAATCGAGAACTTGGAGAAACAGCAGAAAACCTTACAACAGCAGCTCCACAGCATCAAAACCCAACTGAACAGTCTACCTGCGGGGTCGGAGCTGGAGCAAATCAGCAAGAGCCTACTGCAGATACAGCAGACGTTGTCACAGGCTGGGAAACAGAAAGAGAAGCATTTTTCTCTGCCGAAGCTGCGGCTGCCGCACCTGACATGGACGCCGCTGTGGATCGTCATTCCCTTGACCTTGCTGGCATTGGCGGCAGTGTGGTTCAGCTGGGGCGCGCTTTGGAACGGCTGGACAACCCTGTTCCCCTAAAGAATGCCTCCACGAAACCACCGCAGCATACCGGCAGGAAGAAGAAATTAGCGGTCGGTCAAAAGGAAGATGACCACAGCGGGCACGATTTTGAAATGAAGATGTAA
- a CDS encoding plasmid mobilization protein, giving the protein MKKKPFAFRISESTYQSLKRKAKRGHVTMTEFLERAITDKDIVVVDGVQELINELKAIGRNLNQLTTLANMDRINIVYLSETKAQLSDIYEKLSALCQVNR; this is encoded by the coding sequence ATGAAAAAGAAACCCTTTGCCTTTCGCATCAGCGAAAGCACCTATCAATCCCTGAAACGAAAAGCCAAGCGTGGCCATGTTACCATGACGGAATTTTTAGAACGAGCCATAACCGATAAAGATATTGTCGTAGTAGATGGAGTACAGGAGCTCATTAATGAGCTAAAAGCCATCGGCAGAAACCTCAATCAGCTTACCACTCTGGCTAATATGGATAGGATAAATATCGTTTATCTCTCCGAAACCAAGGCACAGCTAAGCGATATCTATGAAAAGCTGTCCGCACTTTGCCAGGTGAATCGGTAA
- a CDS encoding AAA family ATPase gives MSKKLETMDAETLMTTPMEPLKFIVSGLLPEGLHVLAGSPKIGKSWLALWICLQVAKGEKVWGFETLKSEVLYLCLEDSFARIQSRLFEITDEAPATLQPATLHFAIMSDAIGHGLEHQIENFIKEHPDIGLIVIDTLQKVRKTVSANVNPYASDYDDISALKQIADRHHLAILLVHHLRKTGDADPLNMISGTSGIAGGADTNFVLQKDKRTENTAKLICTGRDIEGRELFLEFNKNKFLWELLEPIEIEQLIIPDEIFLLCDFIKSAGSFTGTATELIENLNLDCSPAILKKRIIKHMEHLGRNRIHYSENRTFERREFTLCYDGNDDMTVESSPQNLPSLPSAPSQGCNLATVAPCSPLCGENDGGVDNST, from the coding sequence ATGTCAAAAAAGTTAGAAACCATGGATGCGGAAACTTTGATGACCACACCCATGGAGCCGCTGAAGTTCATTGTCAGCGGTCTGTTGCCCGAAGGACTACATGTGCTGGCAGGTTCACCGAAAATAGGCAAGAGCTGGCTGGCGCTGTGGATCTGCTTACAGGTGGCAAAGGGCGAAAAGGTATGGGGGTTTGAAACTCTGAAAAGCGAAGTCCTGTATCTCTGCTTAGAGGACAGCTTCGCCCGTATCCAAAGCAGGCTGTTTGAAATTACCGATGAAGCACCGGCGACACTTCAACCGGCGACACTTCACTTTGCCATTATGAGCGATGCTATCGGCCATGGTTTGGAACATCAGATTGAAAACTTTATCAAAGAGCATCCCGACATAGGATTGATTGTGATTGACACCCTGCAAAAGGTTCGCAAAACCGTTTCCGCAAATGTCAATCCCTATGCCTCCGATTATGATGACATCAGCGCACTGAAGCAAATTGCGGACCGTCACCATCTTGCCATCCTGCTCGTACATCATCTTAGAAAAACAGGCGATGCTGATCCGCTCAATATGATTTCGGGCACCAGCGGTATTGCAGGTGGTGCAGATACAAACTTTGTACTGCAAAAAGACAAGCGAACTGAAAACACGGCAAAGCTGATTTGCACGGGCAGAGATATTGAGGGGCGGGAACTGTTCTTGGAGTTCAACAAGAACAAATTTTTATGGGAGCTGCTGGAACCGATTGAAATAGAGCAGCTGATCATACCGGATGAAATTTTTCTTCTCTGTGATTTTATAAAATCGGCAGGCAGCTTCACCGGGACGGCAACCGAGCTGATAGAAAACTTGAATCTGGATTGCAGCCCCGCAATTCTGAAGAAGAGAATCATTAAGCACATGGAGCATCTGGGTAGAAATAGAATTCATTATTCCGAGAACAGGACTTTTGAGCGACGAGAGTTCACTCTCTGCTATGACGGCAATGACGATATGACGGTAGAATCAAGCCCCCAAAACTTGCCGTCTTTGCCGTCAGCACCGTCACAGGGCTGCAATCTCGCTACCGTTGCCCCCTGTTCGCCCCTGTGTGGCGAGAATGACGGCGGAGTGGATAACTCCACCTAA
- a CDS encoding DUF6076 domain-containing protein, translating into MEQYPLIKIFEGSDKLIYSMAYAYPDKVTQYAQKFIGNGLIEFVEMDLEEYTTLFTETKSIPLTMANYQTIRSKIFDVAQTIAGKHRYVYFFLVGLLNNILKEPIYAKDEFEAALLRPLAICIEELEHILELQEVCTKAVTTCLDKESRSDKEMSQRLCEFVSEYPGFAEAAVKIKYELLPKKNGKVDMDTLKDIHDWNLRETDELLEIMHQDGEGVSLMPYYLFEYLDELLYFEFTEMLKNAQFIKRCKLCSRYFVLTDKRKRDFCDRPYNGNCTCKQVGAKLFYDQGMQGNDYLLAFLTLYNKVYSRRYRADNKLPEEFSGKDMSSEEYAQWAKLARQARSDYLDGKITGEEMLEKIKVD; encoded by the coding sequence ATGGAACAGTACCCACTGATTAAAATTTTCGAGGGAAGTGATAAGCTGATTTACTCCATGGCTTACGCCTATCCGGACAAGGTGACTCAGTACGCGCAAAAGTTTATTGGGAATGGGCTAATTGAATTTGTAGAAATGGATTTAGAAGAATACACAACACTGTTCACTGAAACGAAGTCCATTCCGCTCACTATGGCGAACTATCAGACAATCAGAAGCAAAATATTTGATGTTGCGCAAACTATTGCGGGCAAGCACCGCTATGTCTATTTCTTCTTGGTGGGCTTGCTGAACAACATTTTAAAAGAACCCATCTATGCCAAAGACGAATTTGAGGCTGCCTTGCTCAGACCCCTTGCAATTTGCATAGAGGAATTGGAACACATTTTAGAACTACAGGAGGTATGCACGAAAGCGGTCACCACCTGTTTGGATAAAGAAAGCCGCTCGGACAAGGAAATGTCCCAGCGGCTTTGTGAGTTTGTATCGGAGTACCCCGGCTTTGCCGAGGCTGCTGTGAAAATAAAATACGAGCTGCTGCCGAAGAAAAATGGCAAGGTGGATATGGATACGCTTAAGGATATCCATGATTGGAATCTACGGGAAACAGACGAGCTTTTGGAAATCATGCACCAGGATGGTGAGGGTGTCAGCCTGATGCCATACTATCTCTTTGAATATCTGGATGAGCTGCTTTATTTTGAGTTTACCGAGATGCTTAAAAATGCACAGTTCATTAAGCGATGCAAACTGTGCAGCCGCTATTTTGTATTGACCGATAAACGTAAGCGGGATTTTTGCGACCGGCCTTATAATGGTAATTGTACATGTAAACAGGTTGGAGCAAAGCTGTTTTATGATCAGGGCATGCAGGGTAACGATTATTTGCTTGCGTTTCTGACCTTGTACAACAAGGTTTACTCTCGCCGTTACCGTGCGGACAATAAATTGCCGGAAGAGTTTAGCGGCAAGGACATGTCCTCGGAGGAATATGCCCAGTGGGCAAAGCTGGCGCGGCAGGCTCGGAGCGATTATCTTGATGGGAAAATTACGGGTGAAGAAATGCTGGAGAAAATCAAGGTGGATTAA
- a CDS encoding DUF6550 family protein: MMKKKAKTITAVSALAIISLLIIPLFNQATSEPLVPKVRPVSAPVTIRDNTLPAENKALVSEESAEISTQIPPQDNTHTEIDFEPLNPSDTTEILTESNTLRDDPTPTPVTSKNTVTATAWEPRMGDTRTMDGQKQVYFLGFGWIDDNDEPNVAIFVDGDGDINKMVGRMD, translated from the coding sequence ATGATGAAAAAGAAAGCTAAAACTATTACAGCAGTGTCCGCATTAGCAATTATTTCTCTGCTAATAATTCCACTGTTCAACCAAGCTACATCAGAGCCACTCGTTCCCAAGGTTCGCCCTGTGTCAGCACCTGTGACCATTAGGGATAACACCCTGCCCGCAGAAAACAAAGCTCTTGTAAGCGAAGAAAGCGCCGAAATCAGCACCCAAATTCCACCGCAGGACAACACCCACACAGAAATCGATTTTGAGCCGCTAAACCCATCTGACACCACGGAGATTTTGACCGAGAGCAACACCTTGAGGGACGACCCTACCCCCACCCCGGTAACATCGAAAAACACAGTGACGGCAACGGCATGGGAGCCAAGGATGGGTGACACTCGCACAATGGATGGTCAAAAGCAGGTCTACTTTCTCGGCTTTGGTTGGATTGATGATAACGATGAGCCCAATGTTGCAATTTTCGTGGACGGTGATGGTGACATCAATAAAATGGTGGGGCGTATGGATTAG
- a CDS encoding DUF6809 family protein, whose amino-acid sequence MPKRLDDLYHSFFKQQDFNELRLSVEENHKILIDRLSKEDRKTVLRIIDALGMICNYQSKASFIQGFGLGMELTTELKNYDHSLEEVLNDCGQFFMPKGEADDEKES is encoded by the coding sequence ATGCCAAAACGATTAGACGACCTGTACCATAGCTTTTTTAAGCAACAGGATTTTAATGAGCTTAGATTATCCGTGGAGGAAAACCACAAAATTTTGATTGACCGTCTGTCAAAGGAAGATAGAAAAACAGTGCTGCGAATCATTGATGCCTTGGGAATGATTTGTAACTATCAAAGCAAGGCGAGCTTCATCCAAGGCTTCGGGCTTGGAATGGAACTTACAACGGAACTGAAAAATTATGACCACAGTCTTGAGGAGGTTCTCAATGACTGTGGTCAATTTTTTATGCCGAAGGGAGAAGCCGATGATGAAAAAGAAAGCTAA
- a CDS encoding type I restriction-modification system subunit M, which yields MSQQNSLNINEYTNFIWKIADLLRGDYKQSEYGDVVLPFTVLCRLDSVLLATKDKVLEIDKTSNFGDKVKEKLFEQATGMKFYNKSNFTFRKLKDDAPNIAENLRDYITSFSANVQEIMEAFNIYAQIERLDKAGLLYMIISKYADEIDLSPEKVPNDLMGYIFEELIRRFSEISNETAGEHFTPREVIRLMVSLIFNEDGAELSEDGKMTSLYDPAAGTGGMLAIGSDYLKSLNQTIYVDCYGQELNPMTYAVCKSDMLIKGQQYDRIYRGNSFTEDGTAGKTFSYMLCNPPFGVEWKKYDKAIKEENEKLGFAGRFGAGLPRISDGSFLFLQHMISKMKPVDEGGSRIAIVFNGSPLFTGDAGSGESEIRRWIIENDWLETIVALPDQMFYNTGISTYIWIVTNRKSKLRQGKIQLINAADFSEKMRKSLGSKRNQITDTQINEIVGIHKDFLPNEYSKIFDNEDFGYWKVTVERPVRYNFSCCEDRVYSLPIVFQKKKNCTWSWSQNDLDGQPMPQDLIDLKNDLVALGNEVYSDEKQFKALIAPVVKKHKLTAMQQRTLLYNVLSAEDENGTIYLDAKGNQVANTSLRDYETVPLKTDIQEYFAQEVLPHVPDAWIDESKTKKGYEIPFTRQFYKYVPLRASSVILSEIKALEDKIQADIADLFE from the coding sequence ATGAGCCAACAGAACAGCCTGAATATTAATGAGTATACAAATTTTATTTGGAAAATTGCCGATTTGCTCCGTGGTGACTATAAGCAGAGTGAATATGGTGATGTTGTTTTACCCTTTACCGTGCTTTGCCGTTTGGATAGCGTTTTGTTGGCAACGAAGGACAAGGTTTTAGAAATTGACAAGACCTCCAACTTTGGTGACAAGGTCAAAGAAAAATTGTTTGAACAAGCCACCGGCATGAAGTTTTACAACAAAAGCAACTTTACTTTCAGAAAGCTAAAAGACGATGCACCCAATATTGCAGAAAATCTGCGTGACTATATAACCTCTTTTTCTGCCAATGTGCAAGAAATTATGGAGGCATTTAATATTTATGCCCAGATTGAACGGCTTGATAAAGCCGGGCTTCTCTATATGATCATTTCCAAGTATGCCGATGAAATTGATCTGAGTCCGGAAAAGGTACCCAATGACTTGATGGGTTATATCTTTGAAGAATTGATTCGCCGTTTTTCGGAAATTTCCAACGAGACAGCCGGTGAACACTTTACCCCTCGTGAAGTTATTCGGTTAATGGTATCGCTTATTTTTAACGAGGACGGTGCCGAGCTTTCCGAAGATGGTAAAATGACCTCCCTGTACGACCCTGCGGCCGGTACGGGTGGCATGCTGGCGATTGGTTCTGATTATTTGAAGTCGCTTAATCAAACAATTTATGTAGATTGCTATGGGCAAGAGCTTAACCCGATGACCTATGCTGTTTGCAAATCGGACATGCTGATTAAGGGGCAACAGTATGACCGCATTTATCGTGGCAACAGTTTTACTGAGGATGGTACTGCCGGAAAAACTTTTTCGTACATGCTCTGCAACCCACCCTTCGGCGTGGAATGGAAGAAGTATGACAAGGCAATCAAAGAAGAAAACGAAAAGCTCGGTTTTGCCGGACGCTTTGGCGCAGGCCTACCTCGTATTTCTGACGGTTCGTTCCTATTTCTCCAACACATGATTAGTAAAATGAAGCCTGTTGATGAGGGTGGCAGCCGTATTGCCATTGTTTTTAATGGTTCTCCACTATTTACCGGTGATGCCGGTAGCGGTGAAAGTGAGATTCGCCGTTGGATTATTGAAAACGACTGGCTGGAGACCATCGTCGCTCTGCCTGACCAGATGTTTTATAACACCGGCATCTCCACTTATATTTGGATTGTCACCAATCGAAAAAGCAAACTGCGTCAAGGAAAGATACAGCTGATTAACGCTGCAGATTTTTCAGAAAAGATGCGTAAATCCTTAGGCAGCAAACGAAATCAAATTACCGATACACAGATCAATGAGATTGTTGGTATTCATAAAGACTTTTTACCCAATGAGTACAGCAAGATTTTTGACAACGAGGATTTTGGATACTGGAAAGTTACGGTCGAACGCCCTGTCCGATACAACTTTTCCTGTTGCGAAGACCGTGTTTACAGTTTGCCTATTGTCTTTCAGAAAAAGAAAAACTGTACATGGAGCTGGTCACAAAATGATTTAGATGGTCAGCCAATGCCACAGGATTTGATTGACCTTAAAAATGATTTGGTCGCCTTGGGCAATGAAGTTTACAGCGATGAAAAGCAATTTAAAGCATTAATTGCGCCAGTGGTAAAAAAGCACAAGCTCACTGCTATGCAGCAGAGAACACTGCTTTACAATGTGCTTAGTGCAGAGGATGAAAACGGTACCATTTATTTGGACGCTAAGGGAAATCAGGTTGCAAATACATCTCTGCGTGATTATGAAACCGTCCCTTTGAAAACGGATATTCAGGAGTATTTTGCGCAGGAGGTTCTGCCCCATGTGCCCGATGCATGGATTGATGAGAGCAAAACAAAAAAGGGATATGAAATTCCCTTTACACGGCAGTTTTATAAATATGTTCCGCTGCGTGCAAGCAGTGTAATTTTAAGTGAAATAAAAGCACTGGAAGATAAGATACAGGCTGATATTGCAGACTTGTTCGAGTAA